Proteins encoded together in one Mauremys reevesii isolate NIE-2019 linkage group 11, ASM1616193v1, whole genome shotgun sequence window:
- the GPR39 gene encoding G-protein coupled receptor 39 isoform X2, whose amino-acid sequence MAAPSDQANCSHVIDHSHVSEFELALWIKIILAFICIFIFVAGILGNSITIQTTKVLQRKGYLQKEVTDHMVSLACSDLLVILLGMPVEFFSIIWSPFSTSNSNVACKLYCFLFEACSYATILHVATLSFERYVAICHPFKFRVASGPHKTKILIAFVWVISILVALPLLFAMGTEYPLEAVPDHRGVTACITPTSRHSWANLKYNVTICTNLASKWTVFQSSIFSAFTVYIVVLISVAFMCRSMMKTLMILKNGTVTVQGVRSHQEQYLRKNESMEGKNSRKQTTLFLGINSTILESKEKEMKFP is encoded by the coding sequence ATGGCAGCGCCAAGTGACCAGGCAAATTGCTCTCATGTCATTGATCACAGTCATGTCTCAGAGTTCGAGCTTGCGCTGTGGATCAAGATCATTCTTGCCTTCATCTGCATCTTTATCTTTGTGGCGGGGATCCTGGGCAACAGTATCACCATCCAGACCACCAAAGTGCTGCAGAGGAAAGGCTATCTGCAGAAAGAGGTCACGGACCATATGGTGAGCTTGGCCTGTTCCGACTTGCTGGTCATCCTGCTGGGGATGCCTGTGGAGTTCTTCAGCATTATCTGGAGCCCCTTCTCCACCTCAAACAGCAACGTGGCCTGCAAGCTGTACTGCTTCCTCTTCGAGGCCTGCAGCTATGCCACCATACTGCACGTGGCCACCCTCAGCTTCGAGAGGTACGTTGCCATCTGCCACCCCTTCAAGTTCAGGGTTGCCTCTGGACCCCATAAGACCAAGATACTCATTGCCTTTGTCTGGGTCATCTCCATCCtggtggccctgcccctgctctttgCAATGGGCACTGAATACCCCCTAGAAGCTGTCCCTGATCACCGAGGGGTGACTGCCTGTATCACACCTACCTCCAGACACAGCTGGGCTAACCTGAAGTACAATGTCACTATATGTACAAATCTTGCTTCCAAGTGGACTGTCTTCCAGTCCAGCATCTTCAGCGCCTTCACTGTGTACATCGTGGTGCTGATATCGGTGGCCTTCATGTGCCGCAGCATGATGAAAACTCTGATGATCCTCAAGAATGGGACTGTGACGGTTCAGGGGGTACGAAGTCACCAGGAGCAGTATCTAAGGAAAAATGAAAGCATGGAGGGCAAGAACTCCAGGAAACAGACCACCCTCTTCCTAG